The nucleotide window TCACATTCAGCAGTGTAAATGAGAGTGTTACTTGTCCGTTAGCGACTCTTGGGAGTgctgatttaaaatgaaattggCACAGTGCAGCACGGAGCGCTGCAGCTCAGTTTGAACATGtcgattcattcattcattattaatctGGTCCCCAGGCCTCTGGACAGCATTAAAGCATTACGCGCATGCTTCCTATTAATTATAAACCACTAAAACGAGTGGAGATAGTTCTGTGCCTCACATTGGCTGATCACGCTCTCTAAGGTGTCAGCTGTGCTTTAGGGGATATTtatgcagcaggaaaaaaagctgttaacagttataaattaaagttttctaaaatgctTTTCATATTGTAGGTTACAGCTGTTCGTCATGGGTGTTGGatacatttaattaacatttcatatATTATGCTTCTCACCTTATTTTCAGAATTAGGCTGCGACTGACAACTGTAGTGTCTCTGCCTTCTTAGACAACAAAAGGTCATTAGACATCTTAgagttttagttatttttagaATCCGATAAATAAATTGGTCAGGCCGTTATTGGCTCATTGTAGACATGTCGTTTTGGCGTCGTATATGCCGGCTGATAAATGACGAGAAGCTGAAgtacagaaataccaaagatATGTTTTGAGACTGTCACTGTTCTATAGTTTGTACACCAGAGAGTGTTTTTACACAATTAAATATCCTGCCCACTACATTTCTTTGttgcagttatttaaaaaaatgctgaggGAAATTGAAGGGAAccatatcaaaaatgtttacttATGTGACAGGTTGCGTAAAGAAGATTAATATCGgccattagattttttttctctcaaatatAAATTTTGGTATCTGCCTCAATTATCCCGTATTGGTCAAGTTATTTTACTCTGTAGTTACTTTCTGAAAGGTAAACCTAATAAGATTTGTTAGGATTTGGTAAGTGAATTCAATGAAATGCTATTGAACCCCATCCTTAGCAGGGCTGGATATCAGCAATGACCTTGATGATtcagttacatcagataaataccaaCGTTGTGTAAAGCGATTCTCAGAATTTATACAGTCTTCTTGGTCTCCTCTTCCCATCTTTCCAGTTCAACCAGCATCAATAAGCACTGGGAGGCGGAGCTGGCAGCACTTAAGGGGAACAACGCCAAAttgacagcagctctgctcgAGTCCACAGCCAACGTCAAACAGTGGAAACAACAGCTGGCGGCCTAtcaggaggaagcagagaggcTACACAAGCGGGTAATCACTGGACACATGAAacaaaccaaagtgtaaaaagtcACACTTTAAAGAACATATATGATTTGTTGAAAGTGCCGTGAagaagatttatttttgttttctaggtGACGGAGCTGGAGTGTGTGAGCAGTCAAACTACGGTGATCAAATCCCAAAAGACAGAACTTAACCAAACAATAGAAGAGCTGGAGCAGGCTTTGAAGGCCAAAGAGGAGGTAAGAGGAGTGTGTCACGTAGAAAGGTTAGCGTACTGTAGGCTCCTAAACACTAGCATCTAATTTGATCTGACTATTATCTCTTTTTGTAATTACTTGCAGGAGTTAGAGAGACTTAAAGCAGAGGTGGAGAGTGCCAATGAGTTTCAGACTCAAAAAGACTCCCTTACACAGAAGCTACAGGTGAGTGAAGCTCCGTACTCACATGTACATGTTGTTGCTAATGCTGCATTCATATCATATGGCACAGACTGTAGATATGAGCAGCTGAGAGAAAAATCTCAGACTCAGACATTTATGGTGAATTTCTGATGCTAAATATCTCTGCTGCAAAGCCGTCGTTTCCAGCAGCATAATGTCAATAAAATCCAGTATTAACATTACGGAAGTTAATACagctattcatttatttcttgaCTATTGTCTCTATTGACAGATTTTCACAGTCAGACATATAAACCACACAAAAATCAATCCTGCAAACCAAACTTCAACATGAACATACATgtactctctcacacacacacacacacacacacacacacacacacacacacacacacacacacacacacacacacacacacacacacacacacacacacacacacaccaggggAAAGGGATAATAGTAACTGAAAGTAGTTCATCTTAAGCATGTATCAAGGACACAAAGCATCATAACACTAAATATCAGCTACATGTGATTGTTAGTTCCAACCcatcaaaaataagaaaagaaaaaaaaaaaaaaaatctataaatgaacacaaatatgGTCAAACTGAGTCCCAATATTGCAGAAGAGAACCCCAAGatttatgttgacattttaacttattaaagttaaatatttttaacttattaaaaatattttaacttaaaatgtgGGTAGCCGAAGCTTCAGTTCCTGAGAGAGTTAAAGAGCCTCGGAGCTTCCAAAAGAGCCCAGTCTCTGGCAGGAGAGAGACACCGAAAAGAAAACGAACAGTTCTTGACCGGAATGGGTGAATCAAAAGTCTTTAATGCACTGAAGCCCTTTTACTCTCCATGCAGCAAATGTGTCTTGCAGCAATGTCGGAATAATAGCGTGAATTTGTAGCAAAAATGCCATGTTTTAGGCGACATATCCCCTCGTCCTGTGTGATTACAGGGTTAGCAGGTTAGCAGGAGGAGCAACCGTCCGTGAATAACGTGCAAACGCTCCCAAGTCATAACAACAACACGGTTTTACTAGAGCCACACAGATACTGGTGtatatcttattttttattcGGAGAAGTGCACTTCTAAAGGAAGTAAGGTGTAATAATAATTTCCATTACATTCCAGATTTACCTTTTAGAGCCAGGGGATGGAGAAACAAGAATCAGGTTTACTATGTATTCTTGCACATACCCAAATacaccgagcactttattaggaacaactAACACTTGGTTATTCATTCAGTTATCCAGTTCAGTGATAAAATCCTGCAGACACAgttcaggagcttcagttaatgttcacatcaaacatcagaatgaggaaaaCGTAATCTCGCAGCatgatttttgtaaatgagagatttcagtttttgttgttttgttgttgttgttttttttaaaaaaattaccaaaaaattctaaaaacatgttttcagtctgtCACTAAGAGTTCTTGAGTGGAGATTGATGGACAGAAGCAGAGCAGCAACGacgtctttctttctttcattgtgTCTTTAGCTGCGTTCTTATtatacacattttgtttttgttcgcGTCAGGACACGGAGTCGCGGAACCAGACGTTGGAGGCCCAGCTGAGCGATCTGGAGCAGCGTCTGGAGAGCAGCCAGCTGGAGAGAGAAGCCTTTCGCAAGAGCCTGCGCTCCCTCCTGGAGCTGCTGGACAGCAAGATCTTCGAGCTGACCGAGCTGCGGGACACGCTGACCAAGCTCGTCGAGGGTAgctagagagaaaaacacagcaacaccaacaccaacacagCAGCCAGTGCTCAGAGAGCCACTCTAAAGAAGAACTCACCTGCATGTTGGCCCTCACATTATCaccaacatgtaaaaaaaaacttgaatccCCCCCACATGTATACGATACGTGTAAAAGAGTATGTTTACACACAACTTTATGCATCAACGGTACACACATTTTGCTACGTCCACATCGTTTACAAACAGCCAAGTGAAGAGGGCTTTGCTTGGGCCATGCCTTCCCTCCGCTGTCACGACACAGAAACTCCGAAGGAAcctgttttaaaattattttttttttgtctcttgaaTATCACTCTGTTGGAGTGAAcgttaaattttctttttgctttttgctccTTCGTTTATTAAGACTTTTTGAGCTTCGCTTTGGTGCTTCGCTTTTGTAGTCACCTGGAGCCTGTGATTGTTCCccacctcctttttttctcctcctcacttttCTCAGCCACTAATGGTCATCGTCAGCCAAATGAACACTTATGATGAGAAGGACTCGAGCTTTTCTTACACTCTGAGattgacagtgttttttttttttttgttatttgaactCCGGAGGGTCAAATGTGATGAAGAGGTGACTACCGATGTTCCTCCTGTGACTGAAATCCACCGTAGGACTGCCAAAAAAGGGCCGAGGAGGACAATAGTATGTCTTATATTCTTATACAATATATGAGCAATACAAAAAGGGAGCATCAGAGGGTAAATAAACACTTTCCACTCTCACCTTCAGGTAATTTTACTCCTAACTCTTGGATAGATCACAAGCGAGACGGGATTTTATTCAATAGTCTTTCTTTctatatacttttttaaaagaatactACTATAACAAATTCATAGTGCACTTGTAAAAatggagtctgtgtgtgtgtgggtgactCAGAtgatcttcttttctttcccttacTGTTTCTGTTGCGACTTGAAGTGCAATGATTGAATcctttactattattattattattattattattttgttaactTATTACTAAAATAACTGAAGATTAATTATGATGAAAGTTGTACAAAAGCAAAGATCTTTATTTACTTCTCGTTTTCACTTAATCTTTTTAACTGTCTGGTACGTGGGTGTCGaggtagttttgtttttggaaaaactggCAATATTTTTGGACTATTTAtcaaaggaaatggaaaattatAGCAGGTTTGAAGGTTGGATTTGCAAagaatcttttttctttttttttttcttttttcttttgccaaatGTTTTCCTGTACAGATTTGAATATTTGCTGATGTTGCCTTTGGTACAAAGATGCATCAACGGTAGCTAACTAGcggtacttttttttttattttttttgtgggatTTATTATTGCCAAAAATTCAGCGACGTTAAGAGGAATAGAGTACGTACACCTGCAGAACACTATTAAAGGGCTTGTTGTTGGTTCGGGTACATTTGGGAGACTTGAATGATTTTAGCAGAACATTACAGcttgaaagggaaaaaaaaaacatttgaataagacttttaaatgttgattataCCACATGCTTAAAGACACAAATTGTAATTTTGAGTTTatagtaaaacagaaacaaatggaaTTCGAGGAGTCGTGTCGTTCTTTCAGAAATGAGATCACCATTTAACCGGACTTACCTCTGGACCGATTTTTCAGGAACTCCTTTTTCATAAAGCAGATTGAAATAAGTCATGGAAACCTTATATACAGCGTTCAACATCCAAACTGTAAATAAGATTTTCGTGAAAGCGCTGATGTATGTTTATCCGTATTGACACTTAATAATACAGAGGTAGCTTAAAACTTAGAGGTGGCCGGATGATACCGAAGCTCAGAAGCGTGTTTCGCCGCTGTGAAGAGCATAGTTTCAATACATTGGGCctaatgcaaaaacattttcgTAGTCTGGGCGGTTTATATGTACGACTGGGCTTCGTGAGGCTGCATGTTTCGCTTCGTTTGTGGCAAAGTTTCAGTCGCAAAAATGTcatgcaagagaaaaaaaaaaaagaatatatagCAGAGTCAGTTCTTGTattagaaaaattagaaaatgttggCAGTACTTCGGTCAGTAATCAGTAGTGGCAAAGTTAATCGGCTAGTTTAATGAATATCCTTCTCCAGTCGAATCacattatgaaatattaattaacacattaataaACTCTTATACTTGTTTACAGCTACATTAGTGTTATAAACTACTTATTAAATGTGTATACACTGACTATAAACGCTACATAAGAGGGGTTGAGGTAAAGTGTTACTGAAAACCGATCTGACgaaagaacattttaaagacattttggtgcttaattttattttgaaaggacaaaaatataataaccAGGATATAGAAAGCAGAGAGGAATGTCATGATAGGAAAACAAAAAGcgacaaaaagaaaaccttataaagaacatttacatttgtatgctttaaaaattctttaaaatatgAAGTTTCAATAAATACTTCAATACATTTAGGCATGCGGATATATTTTTCaggatttacattttattacagtataattcataaaatgactttttcatcttcattattGCACTTACGTTGTGATGGGTTCGTCCTCAAAACCAGTCACATGCATAAGATCATAAAGGTTACAGGTCAAACTAACGTCATGTTCAGGGTGGAGGAAAATCTACAAGTCACACTTTAGATTctacaaatgtcaaacaaagaggttatttaaaaaaaagcaaacacaaaaggGACTGAGAGCAGTGTGCGGGAGTTACCGAGCAAAGTCAAATACCTGCTGCCAAGCTTTACGGT belongs to Xiphias gladius isolate SHS-SW01 ecotype Sanya breed wild chromosome 20, ASM1685928v1, whole genome shotgun sequence and includes:
- the LOC120806185 gene encoding homer protein homolog 1-like isoform X1; this encodes MGEQPIFSTRAHVFQIDPTTKKNWVPTSKHAVTVSYFFDSTRNVYRIISLDGSKAIINSTITPNMTFTKTSQKFGQWADSRANTVYGLGFSSESHLVKFADKFAEFKEAARLAKEKSQEKMELTSTPSQESAPGDLQSPLTSESINGTDDERVTPDTPQHTEARAEPSQNALPFSHSSTSINKHWEAELAALKGNNAKLTAALLESTANVKQWKQQLAAYQEEAERLHKRVTELECVSSQTTVIKSQKTELNQTIEELEQALKAKEEELERLKAEVESANEFQTQKDSLTQKLQDTESRNQTLEAQLSDLEQRLESSQLEREAFRKSLRSLLELLDSKIFELTELRDTLTKLVEGS
- the LOC120806185 gene encoding homer protein homolog 1-like isoform X2 encodes the protein MTFTKTSQKFGQWADSRANTVYGLGFSSESHLVKFADKFAEFKEAARLAKEKSQEKMELTSTPSQESAPGDLQSPLTSESINGTDDERVTPDTPQHTEARAEPSQNALPFSHSSTSINKHWEAELAALKGNNAKLTAALLESTANVKQWKQQLAAYQEEAERLHKRVTELECVSSQTTVIKSQKTELNQTIEELEQALKAKEEELERLKAEVESANEFQTQKDSLTQKLQDTESRNQTLEAQLSDLEQRLESSQLEREAFRKSLRSLLELLDSKIFELTELRDTLTKLVEGS